The Acidimicrobiia bacterium genome includes the window CGCTGCATCTCTTGCGGAAACATCACCCGGTTCGACGTCACCACCACCTCCACGAGGCGCGCCTTCCACCACTACTCGGTGGGCGGAGAGTTAGTGGTGGAGGAAGATGATGTGATCGCCGCGACCGTGGACGAGGTGCTGTGTCGCTGGTGTGGCGCCGGGGGAACAGTGGAGGAAGTTGAGCACCAAACCTCCTGAAACGGGGGCAAGACCACTGTCACACCCCCGGCGTAGGTTTTGTGGCATGGCTGAAACCATGTTGATTAGTTGTGGGGATTGCGTCATGGAGGGCACCGATGTGTGCTCCGATTGCGTGGTCACCTTCCTGTGCGGCCGGAAGGCTGGCGAGGCCGTGGTGATCGACGTTGCCGAGGCCCGGGCGCTCCGTCTGATGGAAAAGGGTGGCTTGGTGCCCGCCTTGCGTCACCGCCGCCGAACGGGCTGAGGCCGGGCCGCTAGCGTGCGGGTTGGTGTTACTTGTCCCCACGATGGAGGAACTCCGGGAGGTGGGCCGGGCGGCGGGCGTCGATGCGCTAGCCGCCACCACCGCCGATCCGTTCCTGGAGGTACGGACCACCCTTGAGCGCCGCAAGGCCGAAGGCCTCCACGGCGGCATGGCCTTCACCTATCGTCGCCCCGAACGCTCCACCACCCCTGCCCTGGCTCTCCCCGGGGCCCGCTCGATCGTGGTGGGGGCCCGCAGTTATCTCGTGGAGGATCCCGTCGAGGCGCCGCCCGACGGCCTCCAGGGGCGTATCGCCCGCTACGCCTGGGACGATCACTACGCCGCGCTTACCCAGGGCCTGAATGCCGTCGCCGCGGCCTTGCGCGCCTGCGGATGGCGCACGCGGGTTCTGGTAGACGACAACGCCCTGGTGGATCGCGCCGCCGCCCACCGGGCCGGCATCGGCTGGTGGGGGAAGAACGCCAATCTCCTGCTCCCGGGCCTCGGGAGTTGGTACGTGCTCGGCAGTGTGGTCACCAACGCGGTGGTGGCGGTCAGCAACGAGATCGTGGCCGACCGCTGCGGTTCGTGCACTCGCTGCAGCGATGGGTGTCCGACCGGCGCCATCACCGCTCCCGGAGTGATCGATGCTCGCCGGTGTTTGTCCTGGCTCCTCCAGGCCGAGGGCGTCTTCCCGTTCGAGTACCGCGTTGCCTTGGGTGATCGCATCTATGGCTGCGACGAGTGCCAGGAGGTGTGCCCCCCCAACCGTCGAGCTCCCATCCGGGCCCCCGGCGGCCAGGAGATGCCCTGGGCCCCCCTGTTGAGTTTGCTCGACACCGATGACGCGGTGGTCCTGGCGTATGCGCATCGCTGGTACATCTGGCGCCGGGAGGTGCGCTACGTGCGCCGCAATGCCCTGGTGGTACTCGGCAATGTGGGGATGGGCGACGACCCCAAGGTGGAGGCGGTGCTCGCTCGGTACCTCGCTCATCCCGATGGCTTGCTGCGGGCCCACGCTGCCTGGGCCGCCGGGCGGTTGGGACGCGAGGATCTACTGATGGGACTCGACCAGGACCCCGACCCCCTCGTGCAGGCCGAGCTCGGCCGGCTTCCCTGATGACTCATCTTTTTGTTACCAATGATTTCCCACCTAAAATCGGTGGGATCCAGAGCATGCTCTGGGAGTTGTGGCGGCGCTTGGATCCCTCGTCGTTCGTGGTGTTGACCACCCCCTCGCCCGGCGCGGCGGCCTGGGATGCCACGCAGGCGTTTCGCGTGGTGCGCAGCCGCCAGCGGGTGCTCCTGCCTACCCCCGCCCTCGTGCGCCGAATCGATGCTCTCGCCGATGAGGTGGGGGCTTCGGTGGTCATACTCGACCCTGCGTTACCGGTGGGGTTGGTGGGCCCGCGTCTATCCCGGCCCTACGGGGTAGTGCTCCACGGTGCCGAAATCACCGTGCCCGGTCGCCTGCCCGGATCCCGCTCGGTATTGCGCGGCGTACTGCAGGGCGCCTCGTTGGTGGTCGCCGCTGGGGGGTACCCCCTCGCAGAGGCGGAACGCGCCGCCGGTCGCGCGCTGCCAAGCGTGTTAGTGCCGCCCGGGGTGGATACCGAGCGGTTCGTGCCGCTGAGTCGCGATCAGCGGGGCGCGGCCCGGGCCCGGCTGGGTCTGCCGGTTGACGGCCGAGTGGTGGTGAGCCTGAGTCGGTTGGTGCCCCGCAAGGGAATGGATGTGCTCATCCGGGCGGCGGCCCTGCTGGCCCCGAGCCGGCCCGATCTCGTTGTAGCCATTGGCGGCGACGGGCGTGATCGGCGCCGACTGGCCCGACTGATCACCGCGACTGCCGCGCCAGTGCGGTTGCTGGGCCGCGTGTCGCAGGAGGATCTTCCGGGCTTGTACGGCTGCGCCGACGTGTACGCCATGGCTTGTCGGAATCGATGGGCGGGGTTGGAACAGGAGGGCTTCGGGATCGTGTTCCTGGAGGCCGCCGCCACGGGAGTGGCCCAAGTAGCCGGTGACAGCGGGGGAGCCGCCGAGGCCGTGGTCCACGGCGAAACGGGTTTGGTTGTTACCCATCCGCACGACCCCCGTGCCGTGGCCGATGCCCTGGCCCGGTTGCTCGATAACCCCGCTGAACGGACGCGCTTCGGCACCGTTGGTCGGGAGCGGGCAGTGGCCTCCTTCGCCTACGACGATCTGGCGGAGCGTCTCGGCGCCGCTATCACTACATGGGAGGCCACGGCGCATGGCTGACTCGCTCGAAGGGCCCGAGGGTGGCGCCCTCTGGCGAGTGACCGGTGTGGGTACCGGTGTGTTGGTGGTGAGCAGTGGTGTGGTGGCGGTGGTTCCCGACCTGTTCGGCCCTGCCTATGCCGCCATCTCCTGTCTGTTCTTCCTCGTCGGTACCGTGGCGTTGCTGTGGGCCTTCGCCCGGGGCATCTCGCGCAGTCGCCTCGAGGAGGTGACCATCCCTGGTCTGTTCTTGCTGTCGGCGCCGGCGGCCCCGCCGGCGGTGCGACGGCGGTTCCGGAGGGCAGTGGTCCTCGAGATGGTGGTGGTGGTGGTGGTGGCCGCTTTGCATCCATTTACCGAGGTGGCCTTCGGGGTGTTGGCGCCCCTGTTCGGTCTTGGATGCATGGCCTTGTGGGGTGGTCGGTATGCCCACTTCGAGGATCGTCCTGGCCCGCAGTCGGCGTAACCCGCCCGGGGAATCGACCGCCTCGCGTCGTTCGGCCACACTGTAGGAATGTCCGAGCAAGCAACTGAGACAATGGACATGGCCGCTTCGCCGGAGCGCATCATGGAGCGTCTCCTGGATTTCGAGCACTACCCCTCTTGGGCGTTGGATATCAAAGGGGTCACCGTAGATTCCCGTGATGCCCACGGTCGCGGCCATGAGGTCAGTTATCGGGCCGCCGCTATGGGTCGGAGCACCAAGTACACCCTCCGCTACACCTACCTGGACGACCCGTGTCGAATCAGTTGGGAGTTGGTGAGCGGCGACATCATGCGCCGACTCGATGGTTCGTACCTGCTTGAGCCCGCCGTCGACCTCCCCGGCGGTACCCAGGTCACGTACCATTTGGCGGTGGAGTTACTTATTCCCATCCCCGGTTTCGTGAAGCGGCGGGCGGAAACGAAAATCATCCACACGGCGCTCCGCGAGTTGCGGGCCCACATCGAGTCCTGAGGTGGCAGCAGGTTTGATGGGTCAGAGGTGACGCGCGTTCTGTTGTTCACCGGCAAGGGTGGCGTGGGCAAGACCACTACGGCGGCGGCCACTGCGCTGGCCTGTGCCGATGTCGGCCTGCGCACGCTCGTGCTATCCACCGATCCGGCTCATTCCCTTGCCGACGCCTTCGACCTGCCTTTGGGTCCCCTGCCGGTGGCGATCAGTCAATCGCTATGGGGTCAGCAACTCGATGCTCAAGAGCGGATGGAGGAGTCCTGGCACGAGATCCAGCAGTACCTGCGCGAGGTGTTTTCCTGGGCGGGCGTGGAGGGCCTGGAGGCCGAGGAACTATCGGTTGTTCCGGGCCTCGACGAGATCTTTGCGCTCTCCGACATCAAGGTGCATGCCGACAGCGGTGAGTGGGATGTCGTGGTGGTCGATTGTGCCCCCACCGCCGAGACGATCCGCTTCCTCTCCCTTCCCGACGTCCTCTCCCGCTACATGGAGCGCCTATTTCCGGCCGGTCGACGGGTGAATCGGGTCGTGGCGCCGGTACTGCAACGCCTCACCTCCCTGCCGGTGGCCGGAGACGGTGTGTTCGAAGCCACCAACGCCTTTTACAAACGACTCGAGGGGGTGAAGGAGATCCTCATGGACCCGGCCCGCTCCAGTGTGCGACTGGTCGTGAATCCGGAGCGCATGGTCATCGCCGAGGCCCGACGCACCTATACCTACCTCTCGCTGTTCGGTTACCGGGTGGATGCTGTGGTGGTAAATCGGCTTCTTCCCGAGGGGGTCTGCGATCCGTGGTTCGATCGCTGGAAGAAACTTCACCTCGAACATCTGAAGACCATCGAGGAGGGGTTTGCCCCCTTGCCGGTGCTCAAGGTGGAACTCGCCCCCGAGGAACTCATCGGTGTCGACGCGCTCCGGGGGTTCGCCCAGCGGCTCTATGGCGACCTCGATGCGGCGGCCATCCTGTTCCAGGGACAGCCGCTCAAGATCACCCGACGCAATGGACGGACCACTCTGGTGATCGAGTTGCCCTTCGCCGACCGCGACGATGTAGAGCTGGGCCGCAAAGGCGACGAGTTGCTCCTCAAGGTGGGGGCCTACCGGCGGGCGGTGACCCTGCCCGATTCTCTCCGGAATCGGGCAGTCCTCGACGCTAAGATGTCGGCCGGGCGTCTGAGGGTGATCTTTGAAGGAGACGTTGGTGGACATTCCTAAGTACCAAAACAACGCGGACCAGAGGGTTCTTGAGCATCTCCAGGCTGCTGCTCGTGAGGTGATTCAGGCAACGCGCGCTTTCTTGGATGCGGCCGAGGATCTTCTGGATGACCCCACGGTGGTGCAGGACATCGTGGCTACCGTGGCCACCGTGGCGACGGCCGCCGCGGATCGGCTGCGCTCGACGGTTACCCCCCAGGCCGGTGATGGTGCCGAGGATGGCGGCGACGAAGGTGTGCAGCGGATTCGGGTGTCCTAAGGATGAGGTTGGTGAAGCTGACCATCTCCCCTGGCCTGGAGGTGACCTTCCATCCGAATATCACGGTGGTGGCAGGAATGGACCAGCAGCAG containing:
- the queG gene encoding tRNA epoxyqueuosine(34) reductase QueG, which translates into the protein MLLVPTMEELREVGRAAGVDALAATTADPFLEVRTTLERRKAEGLHGGMAFTYRRPERSTTPALALPGARSIVVGARSYLVEDPVEAPPDGLQGRIARYAWDDHYAALTQGLNAVAAALRACGWRTRVLVDDNALVDRAAAHRAGIGWWGKNANLLLPGLGSWYVLGSVVTNAVVAVSNEIVADRCGSCTRCSDGCPTGAITAPGVIDARRCLSWLLQAEGVFPFEYRVALGDRIYGCDECQEVCPPNRRAPIRAPGGQEMPWAPLLSLLDTDDAVVLAYAHRWYIWRREVRYVRRNALVVLGNVGMGDDPKVEAVLARYLAHPDGLLRAHAAWAAGRLGREDLLMGLDQDPDPLVQAELGRLP
- a CDS encoding glycosyltransferase family 1 protein, whose protein sequence is MTHLFVTNDFPPKIGGIQSMLWELWRRLDPSSFVVLTTPSPGAAAWDATQAFRVVRSRQRVLLPTPALVRRIDALADEVGASVVILDPALPVGLVGPRLSRPYGVVLHGAEITVPGRLPGSRSVLRGVLQGASLVVAAGGYPLAEAERAAGRALPSVLVPPGVDTERFVPLSRDQRGAARARLGLPVDGRVVVSLSRLVPRKGMDVLIRAAALLAPSRPDLVVAIGGDGRDRRRLARLITATAAPVRLLGRVSQEDLPGLYGCADVYAMACRNRWAGLEQEGFGIVFLEAAATGVAQVAGDSGGAAEAVVHGETGLVVTHPHDPRAVADALARLLDNPAERTRFGTVGRERAVASFAYDDLAERLGAAITTWEATAHG
- a CDS encoding SRPBCC family protein, which encodes MSEQATETMDMAASPERIMERLLDFEHYPSWALDIKGVTVDSRDAHGRGHEVSYRAAAMGRSTKYTLRYTYLDDPCRISWELVSGDIMRRLDGSYLLEPAVDLPGGTQVTYHLAVELLIPIPGFVKRRAETKIIHTALRELRAHIES